Proteins encoded in a region of the Tachyglossus aculeatus isolate mTacAcu1 chromosome 11, mTacAcu1.pri, whole genome shotgun sequence genome:
- the TMEM170A gene encoding transmembrane protein 170A isoform X1: protein MESEGSGGSSAGLLQQILSLRLVPRLGNETLCPNITALCSFPEMWYGVFLWALVSSLSFHVPAGLLALFTLRHHKYGRFMSVSILLMGIVGPITAGILTSAAIAGVYRAAGKEMISLEALTLGVGQTFCVVLVSFLRILATL, encoded by the exons ATGGAGAGCGAGGGCAGCGGCGGGAGCTCGGCCGGGCTCCTGCAGCAGATCCTGAGCCTGCGGCTGGTCCCCAGGCTGGGCAACGAGACCCTCTGCCCCAACATCACCGCCCTCTGCTCCTTCCCAG AAATGTGGTACGGTGTGTTCCTGTGGGCACTGGTATCTTCTCTGTCCTTCCATGTACCTGCTGGATTACTGGCCCTTTTCACCCTCAGACATCACAAATATGGTAGGTTCATGTCTGTAAGCATCCTGTTGATGGGCATCGTGGGACCAATTACTGCTGGAATCTTGACAA GTGCAGCAATTGCCGGAGTTTACAGAGCTGCAGGGAAGGAAATGATCTCCTTGGAAGCCCTCACCCTTGGTGTTGGGCAGACATTTTGCGTCGTGCTGGTTTCCTTTTTACGGATTTTAGCAACTTTGTAG
- the TMEM170A gene encoding transmembrane protein 170A isoform X2 → MESEGSGGSSAGLLQQILSLRLVPRLGNETLCPNITALCSFPEMWYGVFLWALVSSLSFHVPAGLLALFTLRHHKYGAAIAGVYRAAGKEMISLEALTLGVGQTFCVVLVSFLRILATL, encoded by the exons ATGGAGAGCGAGGGCAGCGGCGGGAGCTCGGCCGGGCTCCTGCAGCAGATCCTGAGCCTGCGGCTGGTCCCCAGGCTGGGCAACGAGACCCTCTGCCCCAACATCACCGCCCTCTGCTCCTTCCCAG AAATGTGGTACGGTGTGTTCCTGTGGGCACTGGTATCTTCTCTGTCCTTCCATGTACCTGCTGGATTACTGGCCCTTTTCACCCTCAGACATCACAAATATG GTGCAGCAATTGCCGGAGTTTACAGAGCTGCAGGGAAGGAAATGATCTCCTTGGAAGCCCTCACCCTTGGTGTTGGGCAGACATTTTGCGTCGTGCTGGTTTCCTTTTTACGGATTTTAGCAACTTTGTAG